In Mus caroli chromosome 9, CAROLI_EIJ_v1.1, whole genome shotgun sequence, a single window of DNA contains:
- the LOC110302372 gene encoding glutathione S-transferase A2-like, with protein MAGKPVLHYFNARGRMECIRWLLAAAGVEFEEKFIQSPEDLEKLKKDGNLMFEQVPMVEIDGMKLVQTRAILNYIATKYDLYGKDMKERALYVFLVFSPVGNKGRIWVPLSGSKRVAEFVSMVVLGIKHLGQGWQILYRGGKSRLDGFRRVRLQQGMMLKAQHRYPAATMRGHSS; from the exons ATGGCCGGAAAGCCCGTGCTTCACTACTTCAATGCCCGGGGCAGAATGGAGTGCATCAGGTGGCTCCTGGCTGCAGCAGGGGTGGAG TTTGAAGAGAAGTTTATACAGAGTCCGGAAGATTTGGAAAAGCTAAAAAAAG ATGGGAATTTGATGTTTGAACAAGTGCCCATGGTGGAGATTGATGGGATGAAGCTGGTGCAGACCAGAGCCATTCTCAACTACATCGCCACCAAATATGACCTCTATGGGAAGGACATGAAGGAGAGAGCCCTGtatgtatttcttgttttttccccAGTGGGAAACAAGGGAAGGATCTGGGTTCCTCTTTCAGGGAGCAAGAGAGTGGCAGAGTTTGTGTCTATGGTGGTTCTGGGTATTAAACACTTAGGCCAAGGATGGCAAATTTTGTACAGGGGAGGGAAGAGCAGATTGGATGGGTTCAGGAGAGTGAGACTACAGCAGGGGATGATGCTCAAAGCACAGCACAGGTACCCAGCTGCAACCATGAGGGGCCACAGCTCCTGA